ACGCGCCTCTGCTCCAGGCGGCCACCAGCGACATTGCCACCACGATTCCCGGTCGCACCGTCGTTGCCCTGCCACTGAACTCGCGTAACTTCATCCAGCTCACGCAGCTCGCGCCCGGTGTGGAACTTCCGCCCGGCACGCTGCTTCCGCGCATCAACGGCGGTCGCCCACGCACCAACGAGTATCTCTACGACGGCATCTCCGCACTCCAGCCCGAACCCGGCCAAGTCGCCTTCTTCCCCATCGTCGACGGCATCGCCGAGTTCACCGTGGAGTCCAACAACGTTCCCGCTGAGTTTGGCCGCTTCAACGGCGGCGTGGTCAACGTCGCCACACGCAGCGGCGAAAGCCAGTTCCACGGCTCTGTCTTCGAGTTCATTCGCAACGAGGCGCTCAACGCGCGCAACTTCTTCGCCACGAGCACCGCACGCAAGCCTGAGTACCGCCGCAACCTCTACGGCGCAACCTTCGGCGGTCCCATCCTGCGCGATCGCCTCTTCTTCTTCTCCGACTATCAAGGAGTCAAGCAGCGCATCGGCGTTACACGCATCTCCACCGTGCCCACCCTCGCCATGCGCCAGGGCAACTTCTCCGGCGTCTCGAAGGTCTACAACCCCAACACCACCCAGACCGTCGCCGGAAAGATCGTCCGCACCGAGTACGCCAACGACACCATCACCAGCCCGCTCGATCCCGCAGCGGTTGCTCTGCTCTCACGTATCCCCGTTCCGACCAGCGCAGGTGCAGCCAACAACTACACGCGCACGGCCAACGACGACGACCATCAGAACCAGTTCGATCTACGGCTCGATGCGGCTCTTGGACAGCACGATCGCGGCTTCGCCCGCTACAGCTACTACAACGAAGTAGAGCAGCCCGTTACACCACTCCCCGACGGCTCGGGAGCCATCAGCGGTTCTGTCCTCGGTACGGGCAACGTCACCGGCCTCACCAATGTTCTTGGTCAGCAGATCGTCTTCAACGAGACCCACACCTTCTCGCCCAGCCTGCTGAATAACTTCCGCCTTGGCTACACGCGGCGCGGCAACTCGCAGCTTGGCGCCACGCTGAACAACACCGCCTCCACCGCTCTCGGCATTCCTGGTATCCCGACGAACGCCAGCTTCAACAACACGCTTCCCCTTTTCACCTTCACCGGATTCCAGCAGCTCGGCGCGAGCGCCAGCACCTCCGCCAACTACCAGACCGCAGTCGCAGAACTCGTTGACACCGTCGTCTGGACCAAGGGCGCGCACTCCTTCAAAGCCGGAGCAGATCTTCGCCGCTACGAGTTGAACGCCATCTCGCCTCCCAACCCCACCGGCTCCTTCGCCTTCACCACGACGGGTACGGACATCACAGGAACCGCGGGCGCAACCGGCGGAAACTCCTTCGCCAGTTTCCTCCTCGGACAAGTCGATACCTTCTCCATCGACCTCCAGAGCCGCACCATTCGGCCTCGCGACTACATCCACGAGTTCTTCCTACAGGATGACTGGCGCGTAAACTCCAAGCTCACCGTCAACGTCGGCGCGCGCTGGAGCCTGCACATGCCCTCCACGGAAACGCATAACCAGGGCGCCGTCTTTAATCTCGCCACGCAGCAACTCGACTATCTCGGCGTCAACGGCAGCTCCCGCTCGGCGCGCGAACTCCATTGGGGTAACGTCGCTCCTCGCGTCGGCTTCGCTTATTCGCCCGACCAGAAGACCGTCATCCGCAGCGGCTTCGGCATCGTCTTTATCGATCAGAGCGGCATCACCACGCCCTTCACTACGCCGCAGTATCCCTTCATTCAAAATGTGCAACAGAGAACGCAGGACGGATACGCCGCCGCCTTCAAACTCAGCAATGGCCCCACCGTCACACCTGTGCCGCCCACCGCTGACGCAGGCCTCGGCCAGAGCGTCTATACCGCGAATAAGAAGGCCGGTTCCGGCTACGTGGAGCAGTGGAACCTCGCCGTGCAGCGCTCACTGACCAACAGCCTCTCCTTCGACATCGCCTATGTTGGCTCGCATGTCGTCCACGTAGGCATTCCCGATGCGAATTTGAATCAGCTCACCGCCGCACAACTCGCCGTCGGCCTCACGAATCCCGCCGCGCTCACGGGCAAAGTCACCAATCCCTTCTTCAATCAGATCCCAACCTCCAGCACACTGAACACTTCCACCATCGCCGCAGCCCAGTTGCTGAAACCCTTTCCCCGCTTTCAG
This genomic stretch from Terriglobus saanensis SP1PR4 harbors:
- a CDS encoding TonB-dependent receptor; the encoded protein is MPRTRFLFLLIVCCLFAMPSHAQVLGELKGQITDASGATLPGARVTLTQTANGVSQSRQATSAGEYDYTQLNSGTYKISVEQPGFSRLERSGITVTTGQTIRLDLQLQVGGSEQTVTVNADAPLLQAATSDIATTIPGRTVVALPLNSRNFIQLTQLAPGVELPPGTLLPRINGGRPRTNEYLYDGISALQPEPGQVAFFPIVDGIAEFTVESNNVPAEFGRFNGGVVNVATRSGESQFHGSVFEFIRNEALNARNFFATSTARKPEYRRNLYGATFGGPILRDRLFFFSDYQGVKQRIGVTRISTVPTLAMRQGNFSGVSKVYNPNTTQTVAGKIVRTEYANDTITSPLDPAAVALLSRIPVPTSAGAANNYTRTANDDDHQNQFDLRLDAALGQHDRGFARYSYYNEVEQPVTPLPDGSGAISGSVLGTGNVTGLTNVLGQQIVFNETHTFSPSLLNNFRLGYTRRGNSQLGATLNNTASTALGIPGIPTNASFNNTLPLFTFTGFQQLGASASTSANYQTAVAELVDTVVWTKGAHSFKAGADLRRYELNAISPPNPTGSFAFTTTGTDITGTAGATGGNSFASFLLGQVDTFSIDLQSRTIRPRDYIHEFFLQDDWRVNSKLTVNVGARWSLHMPSTETHNQGAVFNLATQQLDYLGVNGSSRSARELHWGNVAPRVGFAYSPDQKTVIRSGFGIVFIDQSGITTPFTTPQYPFIQNVQQRTQDGYAAAFKLSNGPTVTPVPPTADAGLGQSVYTANKKAGSGYVEQWNLAVQRSLTNSLSFDIAYVGSHVVHVGIPDANLNQLTAAQLAVGLTNPAALTGKVTNPFFNQIPTSSTLNTSTIAAAQLLKPFPRFQNVATYRNNTGTSNYNAIEAKLEQRVNRGLYLLLSYTHSKLIDDASSVFSSTVLSSPNTSSLIAADTFRPYLERDSSQGDMPNVLTFTAVYDLPKFAGHGLATVALGGWTANVILTLQSGMPVAVTQATNNNSFAGIVLQRPNINAQAALPAGQRTPAHFFNTAAFTAAPQFTFGNASRNPVRGPAYRDADFALVKHTDIRERTDLELRAELFNITNTPAFSQPSGSFGSAAFGSITSTTTDPRVAQIAIRIRR